One part of the Helicoverpa armigera isolate CAAS_96S chromosome 3, ASM3070526v1, whole genome shotgun sequence genome encodes these proteins:
- the LOC110383779 gene encoding N-alpha-acetyltransferase 35, NatC auxiliary subunit, translating to MGDNDDYYDGDGRMDSLGATPEVIYNWVDITSDFFSHIQDLQLGELLHDGHLFGLFEAMSAIEMMDPKMDAGMLCNRGNPKPLNFQQAVAAGKLKIDDLEPSELIGIIDATMACIVSWLEGHSLAQTVFTNLYLHQPHSINNKTLKAYCIAVYKLLDCIRDCINKAQVFEEEDFQPMGYGYRLGSNPQSGNTYDARLEVSEQKCVLMLREQEEELNKKARSSDDEDNLWAALQARIRFTRMFFQALLMITKRDSQSGADCVALLNGCSEMMKVIIKTSGKGTQPVENSDSPNPMGFEPMINQRLLPPTFPRYTRIKHRAEALHYFDELVARLRHAWKITSCTNFHTALDFFMEFSRQRACILSRSALQLLYLSPSPANTAAMAQSAMNGPAGQPRPHHPFVEILRESVKNFVNPPALTPKSPMVSTPQAREFVENFLARCVRPFAVLLQVCGHNRARQRDKLALLLDEFAALQEEAEGVDAVVSGAAGTGPRACFGTWLLYHVLRVMIAYLLSGLELELYSVHEYHYIFWYLYEFLYGWLVSALGRAENLAGDAARRDARDSRKQRKSKKRVRPYAREGLLCNVMQNMCGGYYKALVAFKLQGKIRQPQSEFDNEAVRYKHRFAPLSVLTPPQVHYHEFCEMTQPLQYENPVILYLGGCKHFQQARSLLETITTPDQEVQDLLKVAKTNFVVLKLLAGGHKRDSTVPPEFDFSVHRHFPIIKLV from the exons ATGGGCGATAATGATGATTATTATGATGGTGACGG GAGAATGGATTCCCTGGGAGCGACACCTGAAGTCATCTATAATTGGGTTGACATAACATCAGACTTCTTCAGTCATATTCAAG aCCTTCAACTTGGAGAGTTACTTCATGATGGGCACTTGTTTGGCCTCTTCGAGGCCATGTCGGCCATTGAGATGATGGACCCCAAAATGGATGCCGGGATGCTGTGCAACCGAGGCAATCCTAAACCATTGAACTTCCAGCAAGCAGTTGct GCTGGAAAGTTGAAAATAGATGATCTAGAACCATCCGAGCTAATAGGCATCATTGATGCCACAATGGCTTGCATTGTCTCGTGGTTGGAAGGGCATTCCCTCGCTCAGACAGTGTTCACCAACCTCTATCTACATCAACCTCATTCTATCAACAACAAGACTTTGAAAGCATATTGCATTGCTGTCTACAAACTGCTGGATTGCATCAGGGATTGTATTAACAA GGCCCAAGTGTTTGAAGAGGAAGACTTCCAACCCATGGGTTATGGTTATCGTCTGGGTTCGAACCCACAGTCAGGCAACACATATGACGCTCGTCTTGAAGTCAGTGAGCAGAAGTGTGTGCTGATGCTTAGGGAGCAAGAGGAGGAACTTAATAAGAAGGCTCGGAGTTCTGATGACGAG GACAATCTATGGGCAGCCTTACAAGCCCGCATCAGATTCACCAGGATGTTTTTCCAAGCTCTGCTGATGATCACAAAGAGGGACTCGCAGTCCGGAGCCGATTGCGTCGCTCTGCTCAACGGCTGCTCGGAGATGATGAAGGTCATTATCAAGACCTCGGGGAAAGGAACACAGCCTGTGGAGAATT CCGACTCCCCAAACCCGATGGGGTTCGAGCCGATGATCAACCAGCGCCTGTTACCGCCCACGTTCCCTCGCTACACGCGCATCAAGCACCGGGCCGAGGCGCTGCACTACTTCGACGAGCTGGTCGCTAGGCTGAGGCATGCGTGGAAGATCACCTCTTGCACCAACTTCCATACCGCGCTG GACTTCTTCATGGAGTTCAGCCGTCAGCGTGCTTGCATCTTGTCTCGCTCAGCTCTGCAGTTGCTGTACCTCAGCCCGTCGCCCGCCAACACGGCGGCGATGGCTCAGAGCGCTATGAACGGGCCCGCTGGCCAGCCGAGGCCGCATCATCCCTTTGTGGAAATACTCAGGGAATCGGTTAAGAATTTCGTCAATCCGCCAGCTTTGACCCCCAAATCGCCTATGGTTTCAACGCCGCAA GCTCGGGAGTTCGTGGAAAACTTCCTGGCTCGTTGCGTACGTCCGTTCGCGGTGCTGCTACAGGTGTGCGGACACAACCGCGCCAGACAGCGGGACAAGCTCGCGTTGTTGTTGGACGAGTTCGCTGCACTGCAAGAGGAG GCGGAGGGCGTGGATGCGGTGGTGAGCGGCGCAGCAGGCACTGGTCCCCGCGCCTGCTTCGGCACGTGGCTGCTGTACCACGTGCTGCGCGTCATGATCGCGTACTTACTGTCCGGCCTCGAGCTAGAGCTCTACAGTGTGCACGAGTACCATTATATCTTCTG gTACCTATACGAGTTCCTATACGGCTGGCTGGTATCAGCGCTGGGCCGGGCTGAGAACTTGGCGGGCGACGCGGCTCGACGCGACGCCCGCGACTCGCGCAAGCAGCGCAAGAGCAAGAAGCGAGTGCGGCCATACGCCAGGGAGGGACTGCTGTGCAACGTTATGCAGAACATGTGCGGAGGGTATTATAAG GCGCTGGTAGCGTTCAAGCTACAAGGCAAGATCCGTCAGCCGCAGTCGGAGTTCGACAACGAGGCGGTGCGGTACAAGCACCGGTTCGCGCCGCTGTCCGTGCTCACGCCGCCGCAGGTGCACTACCACGAGTTCTGCGAGATGACACAACCGCTGCA atacgAGAACCCTGTAATACTATATCTCGGTGGATGCAAACACTTTCAGCAGGCTCGCTCTTTACTCGAAACCATCACAACACCCGATCAGGAA GTTCAAGATCTGCTGAAGGTAGCCAAAACAAATTTCGTAGTATTAAAACTATTAGCTGGAGGACACAAACGGGACTCAACGGTGCCACCAGAATTCGACTTTTCAGTACATAGACATTTTCCCATTATTAAACTAGTGTAG
- the LOC110383781 gene encoding uncharacterized protein LOC110383781 — protein MADEPECQLRRRKVSGNPNLPLNLDVEYLVSDGDPDQGTPSPSNVRRLSHQKQKSSSSALLDYKNKQQSFDIQVEECEEEEIIIESEDDDEDNAEGGDDRSITPTPIQDFGANVVYTEGPQATDFLRVKAMEAECYTDVSDADTDEEGN, from the exons ATGGCAGACGAACCAGAATGCCAACTGCGCCGGCGAAAGGTATCAGGCAACCCCAACCTGCCTTTGAACCTGGACGTGGAGTATCTGGTCAGCGACGGCGACCCCGACCAGGGCACGCCCTCACCTAGCAATGTTAGGCGCTTGTCTCATCAGAAACAGAAGTCGTCGTCTTCAGCACTCCTTGACTATAAGAATAAGCAGCAGTCTTTTGATATTCAG GTTGAGGAGTGCGAAGAAGAAGAGATAATAATAGAGAGTGAAGACGACGACGAGGATAATGCTGAGGGTGGCGATGATCGCTCCATCACACCAACGCCTATACAGGACTTCGGGGCCAATGTCGTATATACGGAAG GTCCGCAGGCTACAGACTTCTTGAGGGTAAAAGCAATGGAAGCTGAATGTTATACGGACGTGTCTGACGCCGACACGGATGAAGAAGGCAACtaa